Proteins from a single region of Tautonia marina:
- a CDS encoding glycosyltransferase has translation MTAAMSSHPRPQTRRGPYRILVSTTACAKDVRRFMGNADYSYAFVLKALAPVLDQLGSWQVVEQPESSLSYQADQARRDGFTPIHLCLHPPHNAFLTPDVPTIAFPFWEFPSLPDRDMGLDTRQNWKRILDRADLVVTACRFTASVFQREGVRPPVAVVPVPLSESAFAVPDRTLNESVELECRHIVFEGWSDAAIESEPPPSPAPADSAPDRPAWHRAAAGAYRRGRAFYKQHIMRYLSEEAAERLFQTKNRLLGRTPTLRIARPPVAPLHLSGLVFTSIFNLGDRRKNIDDLLSAFLVAFKDRPDATLVLKLATNPDREYFELKELRARYHHLNLPHACRVVVITDYLSDEDLASLNRATTFYLNTSKAEGACLPLQESLAAGRPAVAPRHTAMEDYIDDQVAFVVRSAPEPTFIPHDPEPRFETFWHRLNWQDLHDQLLEAARVADRDPDRYRRMADAGRRRMSRLASRQAAARALAEAIAQIPESAHQRTLAWPA, from the coding sequence ATGACCGCAGCGATGAGTAGTCACCCCCGGCCTCAGACGCGCCGAGGCCCCTACCGCATCCTCGTCAGCACCACCGCCTGTGCCAAGGACGTCCGCCGATTCATGGGGAATGCCGATTACTCGTATGCGTTTGTGCTCAAGGCCCTGGCGCCGGTGCTTGATCAACTGGGGTCGTGGCAGGTGGTCGAACAGCCCGAGAGCAGCCTCTCGTATCAGGCCGATCAGGCCCGGCGCGACGGATTCACACCGATTCACCTCTGTCTTCATCCACCGCACAACGCCTTTCTGACGCCCGACGTGCCGACCATCGCCTTTCCGTTCTGGGAGTTTCCCTCGCTCCCCGACCGTGACATGGGGCTCGACACCCGGCAGAACTGGAAACGGATTCTTGATCGAGCTGATCTGGTCGTGACCGCTTGCCGATTCACCGCCTCGGTCTTTCAGCGCGAGGGAGTTCGGCCACCCGTGGCGGTCGTGCCGGTTCCACTGTCCGAGTCGGCCTTTGCCGTGCCCGATCGGACCTTGAACGAGTCGGTGGAGTTGGAATGCCGGCACATCGTGTTCGAGGGCTGGAGCGATGCGGCGATCGAATCCGAGCCTCCCCCGTCCCCTGCTCCGGCCGATTCGGCCCCGGATCGCCCCGCCTGGCATCGGGCGGCGGCAGGAGCCTATCGCCGGGGCCGGGCGTTCTACAAACAGCACATCATGCGTTATCTGAGTGAGGAAGCGGCCGAACGGCTCTTTCAGACGAAGAACCGATTGCTCGGCCGTACCCCCACGCTGCGCATTGCTCGGCCCCCGGTGGCCCCTCTGCACCTGAGCGGCCTGGTCTTCACGAGCATCTTCAACCTGGGCGATCGTCGAAAAAACATCGACGACCTGCTCAGCGCGTTCCTGGTCGCGTTCAAGGATCGCCCTGATGCAACACTCGTGCTCAAGCTCGCCACAAACCCCGACCGTGAATACTTCGAGCTCAAGGAACTGCGTGCTCGATATCATCATCTGAATCTGCCGCACGCCTGCCGGGTGGTCGTGATCACCGACTATCTGAGCGACGAGGATCTTGCCTCGCTAAACCGAGCCACCACCTTCTACCTGAACACGAGTAAAGCCGAGGGGGCGTGCCTTCCTTTGCAGGAGTCGCTCGCCGCGGGACGGCCAGCGGTGGCCCCTCGTCATACGGCGATGGAGGATTACATTGACGATCAGGTCGCGTTCGTCGTCCGAAGCGCTCCCGAGCCAACCTTCATTCCGCACGATCCCGAACCCCGGTTCGAAACCTTCTGGCATCGCCTGAACTGGCAAGACCTGCACGACCAGCTTCTCGAAGCGGCTCGAGTTGCCGACCGCGATCCCGACCGCTACCGACGCATGGCCGATGCCGGCCGCCGTCGGATGTCCAGGCTCGCCTCTCGACAGGCCGCCGCCCGTGCACTGGCCGAGGCGATCGCTCAAATCCCTGAGTCGGCCCACCAACGGACCCTCGCCTGGCCAGCCTGA
- a CDS encoding GntR family transcriptional regulator — protein MTSPARPAALKCDHGLRRQTIVETLLEDVIRGRLAPGQHLVTQTLADRFGVSHTPVREALIALAGMGVLDVLPNRGAIVRRFTATEVREICQVRRALECEAVRSACGRIDPDELAALRNELEAMVGVRSGDRPRFVLRARELDSRLHDLIAGSSGNAFLAEELGRLTLLFRAFRDAGWARDQSRNDYRRLELEAHEHLAIVDALLQGDRVGAVRAMSRHIRSGVKYWSRALPQSSASSQSNHP, from the coding sequence GTGACGAGCCCCGCCCGACCTGCCGCGTTGAAATGTGATCATGGCCTGCGTCGTCAAACGATCGTGGAGACGTTGCTCGAAGATGTCATCCGGGGTCGTCTCGCGCCGGGTCAGCACCTCGTCACGCAGACGCTCGCTGACCGGTTCGGCGTCAGCCACACGCCGGTTCGAGAGGCTCTGATTGCGCTCGCCGGCATGGGGGTTCTGGACGTTTTGCCGAACCGAGGGGCGATCGTCCGCCGCTTCACCGCGACCGAGGTCCGGGAGATCTGCCAGGTCCGCCGGGCGCTCGAATGCGAGGCGGTTCGGAGTGCCTGTGGTCGGATTGACCCGGATGAACTAGCCGCCTTGCGGAACGAGCTGGAAGCGATGGTCGGAGTGCGGTCGGGCGATCGGCCCCGGTTCGTCCTTCGCGCCCGGGAACTGGATAGCCGCTTGCACGACCTGATCGCCGGGTCGAGCGGTAACGCCTTTCTGGCCGAGGAACTGGGACGCTTGACCTTGCTCTTTCGCGCCTTTCGCGATGCCGGGTGGGCCCGCGATCAGTCTCGGAATGATTACCGTCGCCTGGAACTGGAAGCTCACGAACACCTGGCGATCGTCGATGCCTTGCTCCAGGGCGACCGGGTCGGTGCCGTGCGGGCTATGAGCCGCCACATCCGGTCGGGCGTCAAGTACTGGAGCCGAGCCCTTCCGCAATCATCAGCATCGTCGCAATCAAACCATCCTTGA
- a CDS encoding serine/threonine-protein kinase has protein sequence MGTSAEGKTPGPPEAAAPKPTAAPAPSGGSKPTAGAPPAARASSLPKQAPAASKSAGPGLSALSEANLEQTVIRRGLVTEQELQTCKAHRARLAESGQGEGKGLLEVMVAAKALTPTQAQRLLRDLGREAQKKHEIPGYQLLEKLGKGSMGIVYKAKQTSVDRVVAVKVLLDVLARNKEFIRRFQREATIAARLNHPNIVNAIDAGEVNGLHFFVMEFVEGTTIKDVIEGGHIYDEPEALRIVLAVAEAMKHAHERGLIHRDIKPENIILTKDGNVKLADLGLARLTADEKQAVAEAGMAIGTPYYISPEQVRGATDVDIRSDIYNLGATLYHMVTGRPPFPGDDPTEVMKKHVDKSITLTPPDHLNTRLSSGLGEVVETMMARNRENRYRDPGDVIIDLKALIEGNRPVIAEQKADTLAKLAEGDADEDEAFYDDEHGPGMTDSERVELAGIVNARNNIIAVLAILLGLSLVSNIIVLIAR, from the coding sequence ATGGGCACCTCCGCCGAAGGAAAGACTCCGGGCCCGCCCGAAGCCGCTGCGCCGAAGCCGACCGCCGCTCCCGCCCCGAGTGGTGGATCGAAGCCGACCGCCGGTGCCCCACCAGCTGCTCGGGCTTCCAGCCTTCCGAAGCAGGCCCCCGCAGCTTCGAAATCAGCGGGACCAGGGCTTTCGGCCTTGTCGGAAGCGAATCTTGAGCAAACGGTCATCCGGCGGGGCCTTGTGACTGAGCAAGAGCTTCAGACCTGCAAGGCCCACCGAGCCCGGCTTGCCGAGTCGGGCCAGGGCGAAGGGAAGGGCTTGCTGGAGGTGATGGTTGCCGCCAAGGCCCTGACTCCGACCCAGGCCCAGCGGTTGCTCCGCGATCTGGGACGCGAGGCGCAGAAGAAGCACGAGATCCCCGGCTACCAGCTTCTCGAAAAGCTCGGCAAAGGGTCGATGGGGATCGTTTACAAGGCCAAGCAAACGAGCGTCGATCGGGTGGTGGCCGTGAAGGTCCTGCTCGACGTGCTGGCCCGGAACAAGGAATTCATCCGCCGTTTCCAGCGCGAGGCGACCATCGCCGCCCGCTTGAATCATCCGAACATTGTCAACGCGATCGACGCGGGTGAGGTCAACGGACTGCATTTCTTCGTGATGGAGTTCGTCGAAGGAACGACGATCAAGGATGTGATCGAAGGTGGCCACATCTACGACGAACCCGAGGCGCTTCGGATCGTTCTGGCGGTGGCCGAAGCCATGAAGCACGCCCACGAGCGTGGGTTGATCCATCGCGACATCAAGCCCGAGAACATCATCCTGACCAAGGACGGCAACGTCAAACTGGCCGACCTGGGTCTGGCTCGCCTGACCGCCGACGAAAAACAGGCCGTGGCCGAGGCGGGCATGGCCATCGGCACGCCGTACTACATCAGCCCCGAACAGGTTCGGGGAGCCACGGATGTCGATATTCGGAGCGATATCTACAACCTCGGCGCGACGCTCTACCACATGGTCACCGGCCGCCCGCCGTTCCCCGGCGACGACCCGACCGAGGTGATGAAGAAACACGTCGACAAGTCGATCACCCTGACCCCGCCCGACCATCTCAATACCCGCCTCTCCAGCGGCCTTGGCGAGGTGGTCGAGACGATGATGGCCCGCAACCGGGAGAACCGCTACCGCGATCCCGGCGATGTGATCATTGACCTGAAAGCCCTGATCGAAGGCAATCGCCCGGTCATCGCCGAGCAAAAGGCCGACACCCTCGCCAAGCTGGCCGAAGGGGACGCCGACGAGGACGAAGCCTTCTACGATGACGAGCACGGGCCCGGCATGACGGATTCGGAGCGGGTGGAACTCGCCGGAATCGTCAACGCCCGGAACAATATCATCGCGGTACTCGCCATCCTGCTCGGTCTGTCGCTGGTGTCGAACATCATCGTGTTGATCGCCCGCTGA
- a CDS encoding Rne/Rng family ribonuclease, protein MSKSKEMLINVLQPEECRIAIVEDGILEELYVERTSLENYTGNIYKGRIVNIEPAIQAAFVDFSVGRNGFLHVSDVEPRYYREQLDDDAVLGARDRGRDPRPKLPPESARGPGAGAESDDDRRARSRSSRPERSRELPSDRPRGRGRDLVEPVRDEAAEPLPFEAEEPLSERRPLPDRRRDRDRDRGRDDVRSRDRLDDDFNEQDDLDLDRNLPDSADAESDDDDQADDQGPRAPRGRSRGRDKIRERRMRDRDRDRPDLSEKGRRDRSRPRRFGEGLTDEPLDAPEVGLPPEPEPETEPEDRPAPARPRFERPSSPSSRSSFEGPREFGRGLVPESESTKEPPAPRRGRSSEPEAEETSFSYRWSVERKPEPEDYEPDLPPSKTQRTRPPVRPEPTEDRPAALRDTDEDAAGRSGPPPRSGRGPSRRRGRGEWDAPAPTEADDLFGPAPELPSRDDDSDDQSTERRPRSGRDSIRGRGDRDRPGRGLPRGPSVEGEASDTRETEPGESSGPGRPRRIDRAGEPGYIPRRERAKLLDRSSDLEEPELPTLDADSRGEAEGDDDENRRRRRRRRRRGRGDRDREPSFEADRDESPDSAVAQSTLGKPPALIDESALANEFDFVDHDDQEDFESEDDSDADEQEVVSEDIEPELLEEIAREIEEIRVLEREVGFRGRGAEGRSRDSADEDDEARETTVVRGGRRVTVKPPIQEVFKRGDEVLVQVIKESIGTKGPTLSTYISIPGRYLVLMPGLNRVGVSRKIADEGQRRKLRQIMHELNPPKGLGFIVRTAGLDRSKRDLARDLAYLLRLWKVILRRIKKARTPAPIYQESDMIIRTIRDIFNSEIDTIWIDEPQAFERAREFLQVVMPRFVDRLKLYEGKVPLFQKYGLEEEINKIQRRQVHLPDGGSIVIDQTEALVAIDVNSGNFRVEDDAERTAYEMNLKAAKEIARQLRLRDLGGVIVNDFIDMRDERHRRGVERALRDAVKRDRARTKILRMSQFGLIEMTRQRIRPSLKRSVYHECEHCGGGGLVKTVESMAIDAMRLIAFAIHREGVRSIRVDVCEDVATFLNNRKRQELAAIESGSSISIQICPVDRAVREHLVVQIVDAHGNEVPFLSPQNSSSLGPPNRRRR, encoded by the coding sequence ATGAGCAAATCCAAAGAAATGCTGATCAACGTGCTCCAGCCCGAGGAGTGCCGCATTGCCATCGTCGAAGATGGCATCCTCGAGGAGCTTTACGTCGAACGCACCAGCCTGGAGAACTACACCGGCAACATCTACAAGGGCCGGATCGTCAACATCGAGCCGGCCATCCAGGCCGCCTTTGTCGACTTCTCCGTTGGTCGTAACGGCTTCCTGCACGTCTCCGACGTCGAGCCCCGCTACTACCGCGAACAGCTTGACGACGACGCGGTCCTCGGCGCCCGGGATCGCGGACGCGATCCGAGGCCAAAGCTCCCCCCCGAGTCGGCGCGCGGCCCCGGTGCCGGTGCCGAGTCCGACGACGATCGCCGCGCTCGATCGCGATCTTCACGACCGGAACGCAGCCGAGAGCTGCCCTCCGATCGCCCCCGAGGTCGCGGACGCGACCTCGTCGAACCGGTCCGTGACGAGGCTGCCGAGCCCCTGCCCTTCGAGGCCGAGGAACCCCTCAGCGAGCGCCGCCCGTTGCCCGATCGGCGCCGGGACCGCGACCGGGATCGAGGCCGCGATGACGTCCGGTCACGCGATCGCCTGGACGACGACTTCAACGAGCAGGACGATCTCGACCTCGATCGCAACCTGCCCGATTCGGCCGACGCGGAATCCGACGACGACGACCAGGCCGATGACCAGGGCCCTCGCGCCCCTCGCGGTCGCAGTCGAGGACGAGACAAGATCCGCGAACGTCGGATGCGCGATCGGGACCGGGATCGCCCCGACCTCTCCGAAAAAGGTCGGCGAGACCGTTCCCGTCCCCGACGCTTCGGCGAAGGACTGACCGACGAGCCGCTCGATGCTCCCGAGGTCGGCTTGCCTCCCGAGCCCGAGCCCGAGACCGAACCGGAAGATCGGCCCGCCCCCGCTCGTCCTCGCTTCGAGCGGCCCTCCAGCCCCTCTTCCCGGTCCTCCTTTGAAGGCCCTCGTGAGTTCGGCCGAGGACTCGTCCCGGAAAGCGAATCGACCAAGGAACCCCCGGCCCCCCGGCGCGGGCGATCGTCCGAACCGGAAGCCGAGGAGACCTCGTTCTCCTATCGCTGGTCGGTCGAACGGAAGCCGGAGCCCGAGGACTACGAGCCCGACCTTCCCCCGAGCAAGACCCAGCGTACTCGGCCCCCGGTTCGTCCCGAACCGACCGAAGATCGACCGGCCGCTCTGCGAGACACCGACGAGGACGCGGCCGGCCGATCGGGGCCCCCTCCCCGATCGGGGCGAGGCCCGTCTCGCCGCCGAGGTCGAGGCGAATGGGACGCCCCGGCTCCGACCGAGGCGGACGACCTGTTCGGACCGGCTCCGGAGCTGCCCAGTCGAGACGATGATTCCGACGACCAAAGCACGGAGCGGCGTCCCCGATCGGGGCGTGATTCCATCCGAGGTCGGGGTGATCGGGACCGGCCCGGTCGAGGGCTGCCTCGCGGACCTTCCGTCGAAGGGGAAGCATCCGACACCCGGGAAACCGAGCCGGGAGAATCGTCAGGCCCCGGTCGCCCTCGTCGCATCGATCGTGCCGGAGAGCCTGGCTATATTCCTCGTCGTGAACGGGCCAAGCTGCTCGATCGGTCGTCCGACCTTGAGGAACCGGAGCTGCCCACGCTCGACGCCGACTCTCGAGGCGAGGCTGAAGGCGACGACGATGAGAACCGCCGCCGTCGCCGACGCCGTCGGCGTCGAGGGCGCGGCGATCGTGATCGCGAGCCGAGTTTTGAGGCGGATCGTGACGAGTCGCCCGACTCGGCCGTGGCTCAGTCCACCCTGGGCAAGCCCCCGGCCTTGATCGATGAATCGGCCCTGGCCAACGAATTCGACTTCGTTGATCACGACGATCAGGAGGACTTCGAGAGCGAAGACGACTCCGACGCCGATGAACAGGAAGTCGTTTCCGAGGACATCGAGCCGGAATTGCTTGAGGAGATCGCCCGGGAGATCGAGGAAATCCGGGTCCTGGAACGCGAGGTCGGCTTCCGAGGCCGAGGGGCCGAGGGCCGCTCGCGAGACTCCGCCGACGAGGACGATGAGGCTCGGGAAACCACCGTCGTCCGGGGCGGTCGTCGCGTCACCGTCAAGCCGCCGATCCAGGAGGTCTTCAAGCGCGGTGACGAGGTCCTGGTGCAGGTCATCAAGGAGTCGATCGGCACCAAGGGGCCGACCCTCTCGACCTACATCAGCATCCCCGGCCGCTACCTGGTCTTGATGCCCGGCCTGAACCGCGTGGGCGTCTCCCGGAAGATCGCCGACGAAGGCCAGCGCCGCAAGCTTCGGCAGATCATGCACGAGCTGAACCCACCCAAGGGGCTCGGCTTCATCGTCCGGACCGCCGGGCTCGATCGTTCGAAGCGCGACCTGGCCCGCGACCTGGCCTACTTGCTTCGCCTCTGGAAGGTCATCCTGCGACGGATCAAGAAGGCCCGGACCCCGGCTCCGATTTATCAAGAATCGGACATGATCATCCGGACAATCCGGGACATCTTCAATTCCGAGATCGATACCATCTGGATCGACGAACCCCAGGCGTTTGAACGGGCCAGGGAGTTCCTGCAAGTCGTCATGCCTCGGTTCGTCGATCGCCTGAAACTGTACGAGGGGAAGGTCCCCTTGTTCCAGAAGTACGGCCTCGAAGAAGAGATCAACAAGATCCAGCGCCGGCAGGTCCACCTGCCCGACGGCGGCTCGATCGTCATCGACCAGACCGAGGCGCTGGTGGCGATCGACGTCAACAGCGGCAACTTCCGGGTCGAGGACGACGCCGAGCGAACCGCCTATGAGATGAACCTCAAGGCCGCCAAGGAGATTGCCCGCCAGCTTCGCCTGCGAGACCTCGGGGGCGTGATCGTCAACGACTTCATCGATATGAGGGACGAGCGGCACCGCCGAGGCGTCGAGCGAGCCCTCCGAGACGCGGTCAAACGCGACCGGGCCCGCACGAAGATTCTTCGGATGAGCCAGTTCGGCCTGATTGAAATGACCCGCCAGCGCATTCGGCCCAGCCTGAAGCGCTCCGTCTACCACGAGTGCGAGCACTGTGGCGGCGGCGGCCTGGTCAAGACGGTCGAGAGCATGGCCATCGATGCCATGCGGCTGATTGCCTTCGCCATTCACCGCGAAGGGGTCCGAAGCATCCGGGTGGACGTGTGTGAAGACGTGGCCACGTTCCTGAACAACCGCAAACGTCAGGAACTGGCGGCCATCGAATCCGGCTCGTCGATCTCGATCCAGATCTGCCCGGTCGATCGGGCCGTTCGGGAACACCTCGTTGTGCAGATTGTCGACGCCCACGGCAACGAGGTGCCGTTCCTGTCGCCTCAGAATTCCTCGTCGTTGGGCCCGCCGAACCGCCGCCGACGCTGA
- a CDS encoding 3-isopropylmalate dehydrogenase yields MATIGVIPGDGVGPEVIGEALAILQDLGSAHKLGLSFQSFDLGSDRYLRSGEVLPDSVLQELAGCDAILLGAIGDPRVPPGVLEKGLLLRIRFEFQQYINLRPVQLMPGVETPIKGKGPGEIDMVVVRENNEDLYVGAGGFTRKGTPEEVAIQTSINTRAGVERCLRYAFALAEKRAKDRVFPGLSPAARDAGKRGLVSLVAKTNVLTFAHDLWNRAFEEVAPDYPSLATDYHHVDACCMRMVVAPERYDVIVTTNMFGDIITDLGAVLQGGMGVASSGNLNPERTFPSMFEPVHGSAPDIAGTGKANPIAAILSIGMLLDHLGAAEAAGSVRSAVAQVLADPNGPKTPDLGGSSSTSEVGRAIREAISRS; encoded by the coding sequence GTGGCCACGATCGGAGTGATCCCCGGTGATGGTGTGGGTCCTGAGGTGATTGGCGAGGCACTCGCCATCCTTCAAGACCTGGGATCGGCCCACAAGCTCGGGCTGTCGTTCCAGTCGTTTGACCTGGGGAGCGACCGCTACCTCCGATCCGGAGAGGTCCTGCCCGACTCGGTGCTTCAGGAACTCGCCGGGTGCGACGCCATTCTGCTGGGAGCGATCGGCGATCCTCGCGTCCCTCCCGGAGTCCTGGAAAAAGGGCTCCTGCTCCGCATCCGATTCGAGTTCCAGCAATACATCAACCTTCGACCCGTGCAGCTCATGCCCGGCGTCGAGACGCCGATCAAGGGTAAGGGGCCTGGCGAGATCGACATGGTCGTCGTTCGAGAGAACAACGAAGACCTGTACGTCGGCGCCGGTGGCTTCACCCGCAAGGGAACACCCGAAGAGGTCGCCATCCAGACCTCCATCAATACCCGGGCTGGCGTCGAGCGTTGCCTCCGTTACGCCTTCGCCCTGGCGGAGAAACGGGCCAAAGACCGCGTCTTCCCCGGCCTCAGCCCGGCCGCCCGAGACGCCGGCAAGCGAGGGCTCGTCTCCCTGGTCGCCAAGACCAACGTCCTGACCTTCGCTCACGACCTCTGGAATCGGGCCTTCGAGGAAGTCGCCCCCGATTATCCCTCGCTCGCGACCGACTACCACCACGTCGACGCCTGCTGCATGCGCATGGTGGTCGCTCCCGAGCGGTACGACGTGATCGTCACCACGAACATGTTCGGCGACATCATCACCGACCTGGGAGCTGTCTTGCAGGGAGGCATGGGGGTCGCCTCCTCGGGCAATTTGAACCCCGAGCGAACCTTCCCGAGCATGTTCGAGCCGGTCCACGGGTCGGCCCCCGACATCGCCGGAACCGGCAAGGCGAACCCGATCGCGGCGATTCTCTCGATCGGAATGTTGCTCGACCACCTCGGCGCGGCCGAGGCCGCCGGATCGGTCCGATCGGCCGTGGCCCAGGTCCTGGCCGATCCGAACGGCCCGAAGACCCCCGATCTGGGCGGTTCCAGCTCGACCTCCGAGGTGGGCCGCGCGATCCGAGAGGCCATCAGCCGCTCCTGA